A genome region from Nocardioides cynanchi includes the following:
- a CDS encoding molybdopterin-dependent oxidoreductase, with protein MSRPADGADGGAPVGRRLALGLLGLGALGIVTGTRAQSALSSALAPVQLRDPTGLTSLLPVGDTFRYYSVTGGVPTRDGTSYRLDVGGLVDRPLTLTLDDLRALPQTELVRDFQCVTGWRVPQVHWSGVRLSTVLDRAGVKPTGQAVRLLSFDGTYTESLTLDQARLTDCIVALSMLGGPVSHDHGGPVRLYIAPMYGYKSIKWLSGIDVTDHVIEGYWEHRGYDVDGFVGASNGRSIDERT; from the coding sequence ATGAGCCGGCCAGCAGACGGTGCGGACGGTGGGGCCCCGGTCGGCCGGCGGCTCGCCCTGGGGCTGCTCGGCCTCGGCGCTCTCGGCATCGTCACCGGCACCCGCGCCCAGAGCGCGCTCTCCTCGGCCCTGGCTCCGGTCCAGCTCCGCGACCCGACCGGACTGACCTCCTTGCTCCCGGTCGGCGACACCTTCCGCTACTACTCGGTCACCGGCGGGGTGCCCACCCGTGACGGCACGTCGTACCGCCTCGACGTCGGCGGCCTGGTCGACCGCCCGCTGACGCTGACCCTCGACGACCTGCGGGCGCTGCCGCAGACCGAGCTCGTTCGCGACTTCCAGTGCGTCACCGGGTGGCGGGTGCCGCAGGTGCACTGGAGCGGCGTGCGGCTCTCGACGGTCCTCGACCGGGCCGGCGTGAAGCCGACCGGGCAGGCGGTGCGGCTGCTGTCCTTCGACGGCACCTACACCGAGAGCCTGACCCTCGACCAGGCCCGGCTCACCGACTGCATCGTCGCCCTGTCGATGCTCGGGGGCCCTGTCAGTCACGACCACGGCGGTCCGGTGCGGCTCTACATCGCGCCGATGTACGGCTACAAGAGCATCAAGTGGCTCTCCGGCATCGACGTGACCGACCACGTGATCGAGGGCTACTGGGAGCACCGCGGGTACGACGTCGACGGGTTCGTCGGTGCCTCGAACGGCCGGAGCATCGATGAGCGCACCTGA
- a CDS encoding serine hydrolase domain-containing protein translates to MSRLDDAIGWVEQQLPALLEEYDVPAAAVAILAEGEVADFAAGVLSRSTGVEATADSVFQIGSITKLWTSTLVMQLVDEGLVDLDAPVRDYLPDFRIADESAAATITVRQLLTHTSGFEGDIFTDTGRGDDAVEKYLATLHDVPQLFPPGDLWSYNNAGFVVLGRLVEVLRGTTYDACLRERIVAPLGLTQVAPSPYEAILHRAAVGHLEAEPGTGYVAAPVWALVRSNAPAGSMLAMTARDLVGFARMHLADGQSPDGARVLAAGTAARMREQQVELPDLGNLAASWGLGFERWETSDGLVVGHDGGTIGQVAFLRIVPEADVAVALLTNGGNSVSLYRDVMGHLLAELAGVRLPALPAPPAEPEPVDAGRWLGTYSCDVGDIVVTQDDDGRVWATETPKGVALEMGDVERRYELVLLRDDTLIRREPELGMYRVYAFLGDDGSDHALYAHVGRAIRRATD, encoded by the coding sequence GTGAGCCGGCTCGACGACGCCATCGGCTGGGTGGAGCAGCAGCTGCCCGCCCTGCTCGAGGAGTACGACGTACCGGCCGCGGCCGTGGCGATCCTGGCCGAGGGCGAGGTCGCGGACTTCGCCGCCGGAGTGCTGAGCCGGTCCACCGGGGTCGAGGCGACGGCCGACTCGGTCTTCCAGATCGGCTCGATCACCAAGCTGTGGACCAGCACCCTGGTGATGCAGCTGGTCGACGAGGGCCTGGTCGACCTGGACGCTCCGGTCCGCGACTACCTGCCCGACTTCCGGATCGCCGACGAGAGTGCGGCGGCCACGATCACGGTGCGTCAGCTGCTCACCCACACCTCCGGCTTCGAGGGCGACATCTTCACCGACACCGGCCGCGGCGACGACGCGGTCGAGAAGTACCTCGCCACCCTGCACGACGTGCCCCAGCTCTTCCCGCCCGGCGACCTCTGGTCCTACAACAACGCCGGCTTCGTGGTGCTGGGCCGACTGGTCGAGGTGCTCCGCGGCACGACGTACGACGCTTGCCTGCGCGAGCGGATCGTGGCCCCGCTGGGCCTCACCCAGGTCGCGCCGAGCCCCTACGAGGCGATCCTGCACCGGGCCGCCGTGGGTCACCTCGAGGCCGAGCCCGGCACCGGTTACGTGGCCGCGCCGGTCTGGGCGCTGGTGCGCTCCAACGCCCCGGCGGGCTCGATGCTGGCGATGACCGCGCGCGACCTGGTCGGCTTCGCGCGGATGCACCTCGCCGACGGCCAGTCTCCGGACGGTGCCCGCGTGCTCGCCGCAGGCACGGCTGCCCGGATGCGCGAGCAGCAGGTCGAGCTGCCCGACCTCGGCAACCTGGCCGCCTCGTGGGGTCTCGGGTTCGAGCGGTGGGAGACCTCCGACGGCCTGGTGGTCGGCCACGACGGCGGCACCATCGGTCAGGTCGCCTTCCTGCGGATCGTGCCGGAGGCCGATGTCGCGGTCGCGCTGCTCACCAACGGAGGGAACTCGGTCTCGCTCTACCGCGACGTGATGGGGCATCTGCTGGCCGAGCTGGCCGGCGTCCGCCTGCCGGCCCTCCCCGCCCCTCCCGCTGAGCCCGAGCCCGTGGACGCCGGTCGTTGGCTGGGCACCTACTCCTGCGACGTCGGCGACATCGTGGTCACCCAGGACGACGACGGCCGGGTCTGGGCGACCGAGACCCCGAAGGGGGTTGCCCTGGAGATGGGCGACGTCGAACGACGGTACGAGCTGGTCCTGCTCCGCGACGACACCCTGATCCGGCGTGAGCCGGAGCTCGGCATGTACCGCGTCTACGCCTTCCTCGGCGACGACGGCTCAGACCATGCGCTCTACGCCCACGTGGGCAGGGCGATCCGCCGCGCCACGGACTGA
- a CDS encoding MBL fold metallo-hydrolase, which translates to MRIDDVRRLDLGSFVRPAEETGTGRPGVEAVYGYVVRTSAGVLLLDTGLGQADDETEAWYRPRRVSIDDALATAGLATGDVGLVVNCHLHFDHIGANPRFAGRPLFCQRRELETARAGDYTLPGLVDFAGASYELLDGEAEVASGVLVIPTPGHVDGHQSVVVVCDDGSVVLAGQAHDTASQWSADVLAARAGALGHRPPLPEPSPWLVRILELDPRRVVFAHDAAVWFP; encoded by the coding sequence ATGCGGATCGACGACGTACGCCGGCTCGACCTCGGCTCGTTCGTGCGCCCGGCCGAGGAGACCGGGACGGGTCGGCCGGGGGTCGAGGCGGTCTACGGGTACGTCGTCCGGACGTCGGCCGGCGTGCTGCTGCTCGACACCGGCCTGGGACAGGCGGACGACGAGACGGAGGCGTGGTACCGCCCGCGGCGGGTCTCGATCGACGACGCGCTCGCCACGGCGGGGCTGGCGACCGGCGACGTCGGCCTGGTGGTCAACTGTCACCTGCACTTCGACCACATCGGGGCCAACCCGCGGTTCGCGGGCCGGCCGCTGTTCTGCCAACGTCGCGAGCTGGAGACCGCGCGGGCGGGCGACTACACGCTCCCCGGGCTGGTCGACTTCGCGGGTGCGTCCTACGAGCTGCTCGACGGGGAGGCGGAGGTCGCGTCCGGCGTGCTGGTGATCCCCACCCCGGGTCACGTCGACGGGCACCAGTCGGTGGTGGTGGTGTGCGACGACGGCTCGGTGGTGCTCGCCGGCCAGGCCCACGACACGGCGTCCCAGTGGTCGGCGGACGTGCTCGCCGCACGGGCCGGCGCCCTCGGGCACCGGCCGCCGCTGCCCGAGCCGAGCCCGTGGCTGGTGCGGATCCTGGAGCTCGACCCGCGCCGCGTAGTCTTCGCCCACGACGCGGCCGTCTGGTTCCCCTGA
- a CDS encoding ABC transporter ATP-binding protein, giving the protein MSSDGPESIFDVEFRAVTKRFGDLTAVNAVSLRVHQGEFLSLLGPSGCGKTTSLRMIAGFEQPDEGEILIGGVDAVGTPPYKRNVNTVFQQYALFPHMTILDNVAYGLKQKGIGKTERYGQAREALELVQLTGREKHKPTMLSGGQQQRVALARALVNRPRVLLLDEPLGALDLKLRKEMQIELTRIQQQVGITFIYVTHDQGEALSMSDRIAVMSNGVIEQLDTPSEIYDRPLTAFVADFIGEMNFLEGDITATSAGEFDLVTSTGVVVRGRGDATNRTRARIGIRPARLSIVAGQATGSANTAKAVVDSKMYLGDEVQVVATLDGGTRMLIREQRAGTDDSHDAIRPGDPITIQWERTAPVLLAESPDQAPTEGDSHE; this is encoded by the coding sequence GTGAGCTCCGACGGGCCCGAGTCGATCTTCGACGTGGAGTTCCGCGCGGTCACCAAGAGGTTCGGTGACCTGACCGCGGTCAACGCCGTGTCCCTGCGGGTGCACCAGGGCGAGTTCCTCTCGCTGCTCGGCCCGTCCGGCTGCGGGAAGACCACCTCGCTGCGGATGATCGCCGGCTTCGAGCAGCCCGACGAGGGCGAGATCCTGATCGGTGGCGTCGACGCGGTCGGCACTCCGCCGTACAAGCGCAACGTGAACACGGTCTTCCAGCAGTACGCGCTGTTCCCGCACATGACGATCCTCGACAACGTCGCCTACGGGCTGAAGCAGAAGGGCATCGGCAAGACCGAGCGCTACGGCCAGGCCCGCGAGGCGCTCGAGCTCGTGCAGCTGACCGGCCGCGAGAAGCACAAGCCGACGATGCTCTCCGGGGGCCAGCAGCAGCGGGTCGCTCTGGCCCGGGCCCTGGTCAACCGGCCCCGGGTGCTCCTGCTCGACGAGCCGCTCGGCGCCCTCGACCTCAAGCTCCGTAAGGAGATGCAGATCGAGCTGACCCGGATCCAGCAGCAGGTCGGGATCACCTTCATCTACGTCACCCACGACCAGGGCGAGGCGCTGTCGATGTCGGACCGGATCGCGGTCATGTCGAACGGCGTCATCGAGCAGCTCGACACCCCCAGCGAGATCTACGACCGGCCGCTGACCGCCTTCGTGGCCGACTTCATCGGCGAGATGAACTTCCTCGAGGGCGACATCACGGCCACCTCGGCCGGTGAGTTCGACCTGGTGACGTCGACCGGGGTGGTGGTGCGCGGCCGCGGAGACGCCACCAACCGCACGCGCGCCCGGATCGGGATCCGCCCGGCCCGCCTGAGCATCGTCGCCGGGCAGGCGACCGGCTCGGCCAACACCGCCAAGGCGGTCGTCGACTCGAAGATGTATCTCGGGGACGAGGTCCAGGTGGTCGCCACCCTCGACGGCGGCACCCGGATGCTCATCCGTGAACAACGCGCCGGCACCGACGACTCGCACGACGCGATCCGTCCCGGCGACCCGATCACCATCCAGTGGGAGCGGACCGCTCCGGTCCTGCTGGCCGAATCCCCGGACCAGGCCCCGACCGAAGGTGACAGCCATGAGTGA
- a CDS encoding ABC transporter permease gives MASAQDVLGPGPGPETGSRRPRRTRRRSFSPRYPAWLTTPSVLYYAIFFLGPLAILVAFSLATQTGFNAISYGFDTSQYHLVLDSLYLKIFWRTLVMAGIGSFLTMVVGYPIAYWMARYLTTYKLLALLLVLVPFWTSFLIRTYALKIILDSQGLLAKYTGIDIMYTKYAVGVGLVYNYLPLFIIPVFASLERMDWSLVEAATDLGAKPLNAFRQITLRLTLPGVVTGALLVFIPMSGEYIIPNILSGGGYQFVGNVIGDQFSSAQNQPFGSAMSISLMIALSGFVALYILFATKEERFGA, from the coding sequence ATGGCGTCGGCCCAGGACGTGCTCGGGCCGGGGCCCGGCCCCGAGACCGGGTCCCGTCGACCACGGCGGACCCGGCGGCGGTCGTTCAGCCCGCGCTACCCGGCCTGGCTGACGACGCCGTCGGTGCTCTACTACGCGATCTTCTTTCTGGGTCCGTTGGCGATCCTGGTCGCGTTCTCGCTGGCGACCCAGACCGGCTTCAACGCGATCTCCTACGGCTTCGACACCAGCCAGTACCACCTGGTCCTCGACTCGCTCTACCTCAAGATCTTCTGGCGCACGCTGGTGATGGCGGGGATCGGGTCGTTCCTGACGATGGTCGTCGGCTACCCGATCGCCTACTGGATGGCGCGCTATCTCACGACGTACAAGCTGCTGGCGCTCCTGCTCGTGCTGGTGCCCTTCTGGACGTCGTTCCTGATCCGCACCTACGCCCTGAAGATCATCCTGGACTCCCAAGGGCTGCTGGCGAAGTACACCGGCATCGACATCATGTACACCAAGTACGCCGTCGGTGTGGGGCTGGTCTACAACTACCTCCCGCTGTTCATCATCCCGGTCTTCGCCTCGCTCGAGCGGATGGACTGGTCGCTGGTCGAGGCGGCGACCGACCTCGGGGCCAAGCCCTTGAACGCGTTCCGCCAGATCACCCTGCGCCTCACCCTGCCCGGCGTCGTCACCGGTGCGCTGCTGGTGTTCATCCCGATGTCGGGGGAGTACATCATCCCGAACATCCTCAGCGGCGGTGGTTACCAGTTCGTCGGCAACGTGATCGGCGACCAGTTCTCCTCCGCGCAGAACCAGCCCTTCGGCTCCGCGATGTCGATCAGCCTGATGATCGCCCTGTCGGGCTTCGTCGCGCTCTACATCCTGTTCGCGACCAAGGAGGAGAGGTTCGGTGCCTAG
- a CDS encoding NAD-dependent succinate-semialdehyde dehydrogenase: MTQTQTSPTYQILNPATGEVEQTFETATDAEVEAALAAAHTAYDAWKDVPIEERAAVVHRVAALFRERQDELGAIATKEMGKPLSEAVGEADFCGDIFDYFADEGPTLAADQPIKTFSGGKAVVQKLPIGPLLGIMPWNYPFYQIARFAAPNLMLGNTIILKHAESVPGSALAVAQLMKDAGVPEGAYINLFASHEQIETIIADPRIAGVSLTGSERAGAVVAAIAGKNLKKCVLELGGSDPYVILDTDDVAAAADTAWETRISNTGQACNSNKRMIVMDDVFDGFVARLTEHAKDLRPGDPTAEEDGTFAPLSSRRAAETLAEQVQDAVDKGATLHAGGVLGDGPAAYYSPAVLTGITPEMRAYREELFGPVAVVYKVSSDDEALALANDTQYGLGGAVFSTDPDRAARIAQRLEVGMSNVNTPAGEGAEVPFGGVKRSGFGRELGPLGMDEFVNKRMFYVAD; the protein is encoded by the coding sequence ATGACCCAGACCCAGACCTCCCCGACCTACCAGATCCTCAACCCGGCGACGGGCGAGGTGGAGCAGACCTTCGAGACGGCGACCGACGCCGAGGTGGAGGCAGCGCTCGCAGCCGCGCACACGGCGTACGACGCCTGGAAGGACGTCCCGATCGAGGAGCGGGCGGCGGTTGTCCACCGCGTGGCCGCGCTGTTCCGGGAGCGCCAGGACGAGCTCGGGGCGATCGCGACCAAGGAGATGGGCAAGCCGCTGAGCGAGGCCGTCGGCGAGGCGGACTTCTGCGGCGACATCTTCGACTACTTCGCCGACGAGGGCCCGACCCTGGCCGCCGACCAGCCGATCAAGACGTTCTCCGGTGGCAAGGCCGTCGTGCAGAAGCTGCCGATCGGCCCCCTGCTCGGGATCATGCCGTGGAACTACCCCTTCTACCAGATCGCCCGCTTCGCGGCGCCCAACCTGATGCTGGGCAACACGATCATCCTCAAGCACGCCGAGTCGGTGCCGGGCTCCGCCCTGGCCGTCGCCCAGCTGATGAAGGACGCCGGGGTGCCCGAGGGCGCCTACATCAACCTCTTCGCCTCGCACGAGCAGATCGAGACGATCATCGCCGACCCGCGGATCGCCGGGGTCTCGCTGACCGGCTCCGAGCGAGCGGGCGCGGTGGTCGCGGCGATCGCCGGCAAGAACCTCAAGAAGTGCGTGCTCGAGCTCGGCGGCTCCGACCCCTACGTGATCCTCGACACCGACGACGTGGCGGCCGCTGCCGACACTGCCTGGGAGACCCGGATCAGCAACACCGGACAAGCCTGTAACTCCAACAAGCGGATGATCGTGATGGACGACGTCTTCGACGGCTTCGTGGCACGGCTGACCGAGCATGCCAAGGACCTGCGCCCCGGCGACCCGACCGCCGAGGAGGACGGCACGTTTGCGCCGCTCTCGTCGCGCCGGGCCGCCGAGACCCTGGCCGAGCAGGTGCAGGACGCCGTCGACAAGGGCGCGACCCTGCACGCCGGCGGGGTGCTGGGCGACGGTCCCGCGGCGTACTACTCGCCGGCCGTGCTCACCGGGATCACCCCGGAGATGCGCGCCTATCGCGAGGAGCTGTTCGGCCCGGTCGCGGTGGTCTACAAGGTGTCCTCCGACGACGAGGCGCTGGCCCTGGCCAACGACACGCAGTACGGCCTCGGCGGTGCGGTCTTCAGCACCGACCCGGACCGCGCGGCCAGGATCGCCCAGCGACTCGAGGTCGGGATGTCCAACGTGAACACCCCTGCGGGCGAGGGTGCCGAGGTGCCGTTCGGCGGCGTGAAGCGCAGCGGCTTCGGCCGCGAGCTCGGCCCGCTCGGGATGGACGAGTTCGTCAACAAGCGGATGTTCTACGTCGCGGACTGA
- a CDS encoding ABC transporter substrate-binding protein — translation MSDQPEQLNILAPIETKSKMDALHRTVERAAGHPMSRRSALGLGGLMLLSACGSTSTGQTNPGSGTSTGAGGLAGRPLENHLEIFNWSEYDDPSTYKKFMALPDESKAGLKIHETYYSSNDELLAKLNAGGTTYDIIAPSQNAVAQLIQENKLLAMDPTLIPNLKNLDPSFLKASYDPTGQYHVIKDYGITMIYYNNQVITEKPQTMHDFYALLPKYVSKGRTNLLDGAEEVVPLALMALGLDPNTSSKSDFDAVTKYLMSFRKGVTTISSSSYIDDAIAGKIILGQGWNGDVRRIVQGRKKQGDITAVLLHDTSEIWSDNWCIPSTAPHPVAAHAWINWLCTPSTAVTEMEYHNYGIPIPAALSQLPASLAKDPLFNVPTSYTDNYKYILNVSPQVVQERTKIYTQFRAG, via the coding sequence ATGAGTGACCAGCCCGAGCAGCTCAACATCCTTGCGCCCATCGAGACCAAGTCGAAGATGGACGCTCTGCACCGCACCGTGGAGCGCGCGGCCGGCCATCCGATGTCGCGCCGCTCGGCGCTCGGGCTCGGCGGCCTGATGCTGCTCTCGGCCTGCGGCAGCACTTCCACGGGCCAGACCAACCCGGGCAGTGGCACCTCCACCGGCGCCGGCGGGCTGGCCGGAAGGCCCCTGGAGAACCATCTCGAGATCTTCAACTGGTCGGAGTACGACGACCCGTCGACGTACAAGAAGTTCATGGCGCTGCCCGACGAGTCGAAGGCCGGGCTGAAGATCCACGAGACGTACTACTCCTCCAACGACGAGCTGCTGGCCAAGCTCAACGCCGGCGGTACGACGTACGACATCATCGCGCCCAGCCAGAACGCCGTCGCGCAGCTGATCCAGGAGAACAAGCTGCTGGCGATGGACCCGACCCTGATCCCGAACCTGAAGAACCTCGACCCCTCGTTCCTCAAGGCGTCGTACGACCCGACCGGGCAGTACCACGTGATCAAGGACTACGGCATCACGATGATCTACTACAACAACCAGGTGATCACCGAGAAGCCGCAGACCATGCACGACTTCTACGCCCTGCTTCCGAAGTACGTGAGCAAGGGCCGCACCAACCTGCTCGACGGCGCCGAGGAAGTCGTCCCGCTGGCCCTGATGGCGCTGGGCCTCGACCCCAACACCAGCAGCAAGTCCGACTTCGATGCCGTCACGAAGTACCTGATGTCGTTCCGCAAGGGCGTCACCACGATCTCCTCGTCCTCCTACATCGACGACGCGATCGCCGGGAAGATCATCCTGGGCCAGGGCTGGAACGGCGACGTCCGCCGGATCGTGCAGGGCCGGAAGAAGCAGGGCGACATCACCGCGGTGCTGCTGCACGACACGTCGGAGATCTGGTCCGACAACTGGTGCATCCCCTCGACCGCGCCGCACCCGGTGGCCGCGCACGCGTGGATCAACTGGCTGTGCACCCCGTCGACCGCGGTCACGGAGATGGAGTACCACAACTACGGCATCCCGATCCCGGCGGCGCTCTCGCAGCTGCCGGCGTCGCTGGCCAAGGACCCGCTGTTCAACGTGCCCACGAGCTACACCGACAACTACAAGTACATCCTCAACGTGAGCCCGCAGGTGGTGCAGGAGCGGACCAAGATCTACACCCAGTTCCGCGCGGGCTGA
- a CDS encoding ABC transporter permease gives MPRPRRILTAKRGFTLWAMAVFAFLYLPIAVMALFAFNKPSPAALADFHGSNVCDIPPSQLGNLTVWNGFTTCWFKVGLHDPTYIPAIETSAKIAASAAIVSTLLGLGAALALARMHKVVRVPFDALVYMTLVVPEIVIAVASLIFFVQLPHYVSFFPPLGAWTIFFGQVVFGASLAMLIIRARFVGMGDTLEEAGYDLGSGRFSTFRQVTLPRLFPAIIAATLLSFTFSFDDYVLPAFTNGTTNTWPIVLYSAVRFGITPAVNALATLMLAVTIVVIAATGLVLRRARTPAGVGSGESDGVGAQLGLG, from the coding sequence GTGCCTAGACCCCGCAGGATCCTGACCGCCAAGCGCGGCTTCACCCTCTGGGCGATGGCGGTCTTCGCCTTCCTCTACCTGCCGATCGCGGTGATGGCGCTCTTCGCCTTCAACAAGCCGTCGCCCGCGGCGCTCGCCGACTTCCACGGCTCCAACGTCTGCGACATCCCGCCGTCCCAGCTGGGCAACCTGACCGTGTGGAACGGCTTCACCACCTGCTGGTTCAAGGTCGGGCTGCACGACCCGACGTACATCCCGGCGATCGAGACCAGTGCGAAGATCGCGGCCTCGGCGGCGATCGTCTCGACCCTGCTCGGGCTCGGAGCGGCGCTGGCCCTGGCCCGGATGCACAAGGTCGTGCGGGTGCCGTTCGACGCCCTGGTCTACATGACGCTGGTCGTTCCCGAGATCGTGATCGCGGTGGCGTCGCTGATCTTCTTCGTCCAGCTGCCCCACTACGTCAGCTTCTTCCCACCGCTGGGTGCGTGGACCATCTTCTTCGGGCAGGTGGTCTTCGGCGCCTCGCTCGCGATGCTGATCATCCGGGCCAGGTTCGTCGGCATGGGCGACACCCTCGAGGAGGCCGGCTACGACCTCGGTTCGGGGCGCTTCTCGACCTTCCGGCAGGTCACCCTGCCGCGGCTGTTCCCGGCGATCATCGCGGCCACCCTGCTGTCGTTCACGTTCTCCTTCGACGACTACGTGCTCCCGGCCTTCACCAACGGCACCACCAACACCTGGCCGATCGTGCTCTACTCGGCGGTCCGCTTCGGGATCACGCCCGCCGTCAACGCCCTGGCCACGCTGATGCTGGCGGTCACCATCGTGGTGATCGCCGCGACCGGCCTTGTCCTGCGACGCGCGCGGACCCCGGCCGGGGTGGGGTCGGGGGAGTCGGACGGTGTCGGCGCCCAGCTCGGCCTCGGCTGA
- a CDS encoding carboxymuconolactone decarboxylase family protein: protein MTVTATPTSTQGHGHGKDVLHELNPLHRELRRAVPDVYLGFGALHQAAFAPGALDARTKELIALAIGVVEGCDGCIASHAQAAAKAGASKQEAAEAIGVTFLMKGGPATIHGPRAYDAFCEFADALA from the coding sequence ATGACCGTCACCGCCACCCCCACCAGCACGCAGGGCCACGGGCACGGCAAGGACGTACTGCACGAGCTCAACCCTCTGCACCGCGAGCTGCGCCGCGCGGTGCCGGACGTCTACCTCGGTTTCGGCGCGCTGCACCAGGCGGCCTTCGCACCCGGCGCCCTGGACGCCCGCACCAAGGAGCTGATCGCCCTGGCGATCGGCGTGGTCGAGGGCTGCGACGGGTGCATCGCCTCGCACGCCCAGGCAGCCGCCAAGGCCGGCGCCAGCAAGCAGGAGGCCGCCGAGGCGATCGGCGTCACCTTCCTGATGAAGGGCGGCCCCGCCACCATCCACGGCCCGCGCGCCTACGACGCCTTCTGCGAGTTCGCCGACGCCTTGGCCTGA
- a CDS encoding cytochrome b/b6 domain-containing protein: protein MSAPEGDLDRFSLPVRWVHGLTGLFMIVCILTAAVLYNGSLAVLVGHRYLVEQTHLWSGLALPVPLLAGIASRSYRDDAGRLNRFTSRDWAWLRSRTRRDGRIEVGKFNAGQKLNASLSAGSIGVLLLSGSVMYLTRLTPLAWRSGATFVHDWFALAVGLLVVGHIGMALRDPDALTGIRTGRVPLRWARREHAAWAREVTGEVSGETR from the coding sequence ATGAGCGCACCTGAGGGTGACCTCGACCGGTTCTCGCTGCCGGTGCGCTGGGTGCACGGCCTGACCGGCCTGTTCATGATCGTCTGCATCCTCACCGCGGCGGTGCTCTACAACGGCTCCCTCGCGGTGCTCGTGGGCCATCGCTACCTGGTCGAGCAGACCCACCTCTGGTCGGGGCTCGCGCTGCCGGTGCCGCTGCTGGCGGGCATCGCCAGCCGGTCCTACCGCGACGACGCCGGGCGGCTGAACCGCTTCACCTCCCGCGACTGGGCGTGGCTGCGGTCCCGGACCCGGCGGGACGGGCGGATCGAGGTCGGCAAGTTCAACGCCGGCCAGAAGCTGAACGCGTCGCTGTCGGCCGGCTCGATCGGGGTGCTGCTGCTCTCTGGCTCGGTCATGTACCTCACCCGCCTCACCCCGCTGGCGTGGCGCAGCGGCGCGACCTTCGTGCACGACTGGTTCGCCCTGGCCGTCGGCCTGCTCGTGGTCGGTCACATCGGCATGGCACTGCGCGACCCGGACGCGCTGACCGGGATCCGGACCGGGCGGGTGCCGCTGCGCTGGGCGCGTCGCGAGCACGCTGCCTGGGCCCGCGAGGTGACCGGTGAGGTCAGCGGCGAGACCCGCTGA